The Changchengzhania lutea genomic sequence AGAGCAGTCCAACGAGCAAAAGGAGCAGGCCAATGAACGTGAAAGTTTATATTTGGTTAGCGAATTTGCCAACAGCTATTTTAAGAAGATTTTACATAAAACAGATCAAGGAAAATCTATCGGATTAAGCTATTTTAAAGAACGTGGGTTTACTGAAGAAATCATTAAGCAATTCGATTTAGGCTATTCACTAAACGATTGGCAAGCTTTTACAGATGAAGCCTTAAAAAAGGGATATAATATTGATTACCTCCAAAAAACAGGACTCACCATAGTTAAGGAAGATAAACGTTTTGATCGTTTTAAAGGACGTGTTATGTTCCCTATTAAAAGTATGAGTGGTCGCGTGTTAGGTTTTGGTGGCAGGATTTTAATCAATGATAAAAAAGCCGCTAAATATGTCAATTCTCCTGAAAGCGATATTTATCATAAAAGCAAAGTGTTGTATGGTATTTACCACGCAAAACAAAGTATTGCCAAAGAAGATAATTGCTATTTAGTAGAAGGCTACACCGATGTGATTCAGTTTCACCAAACGGGGATAAAAAATGTGGTATCCTCTTCTGGAACCGCGTTAACTTCTGAACAAATTAGGCTAATAAATAGATTAACAAAAAATATCACCGTACTTTTTGACGGTGATGCCGCAGGGATGCGGGCCTCGTTACGCGGTATCGATTTGATTTTGGAACAAGGCATGAATGTAAAGGTTTGTAGCTTTCCAGAAGGCGAAGACCCAGATAGTTTTGCAAAACAAAACACCCTTGAGGAGTTAGCATTGTATTTAGATGAGAATGCCAAGGATTTTATACAATTTAAGGCCTCTGTTTTGTTTGAAGATTCTAAAAACGATCCTATAAGAAAGGCAGAAACGGTCCGTGATATTGTCAACAGTATCGCCAAGATCCCCGATCAAATAAAGAAGGAAATCTATATTCAGGAATGTTCAAAAATAATGGACATTAGTGAAGAAGTCTTATTTAGTACCTTGGCTCAAATCAATAAAAAAGAGTTTCAAGAAGAGAATAAAACCTATCAAAAGGAAAAAAAGGCCTTTGATGTGATTAGGCACGAACAGCCTGTTGCAAAGGTGGATGTTCAATATGTATTAGAGCGAAAAATTATTGAGATCTTATTACTTTATGGTAATAAAACAGAGGATTTTGAAGATTTAATGATGAAGGAAAATGACAAGGGTGAACTCGTTTTAGAACCAG encodes the following:
- the dnaG gene encoding DNA primase, whose product is MIAPSSIDQVFETARVEEVIGDFVQLKKAGSNFKGLSPFSDERSPSFMVSPVKQIWKDFSSGKGGNVVAFLMEHEHFTYPEAIKYLAKKYNIEIEETEQSNEQKEQANERESLYLVSEFANSYFKKILHKTDQGKSIGLSYFKERGFTEEIIKQFDLGYSLNDWQAFTDEALKKGYNIDYLQKTGLTIVKEDKRFDRFKGRVMFPIKSMSGRVLGFGGRILINDKKAAKYVNSPESDIYHKSKVLYGIYHAKQSIAKEDNCYLVEGYTDVIQFHQTGIKNVVSSSGTALTSEQIRLINRLTKNITVLFDGDAAGMRASLRGIDLILEQGMNVKVCSFPEGEDPDSFAKQNTLEELALYLDENAKDFIQFKASVLFEDSKNDPIRKAETVRDIVNSIAKIPDQIKKEIYIQECSKIMDISEEVLFSTLAQINKKEFQEENKTYQKEKKAFDVIRHEQPVAKVDVQYVLERKIIEILLLYGNKTEDFEDLMMKENDKGELVLEPVIHSSKVFEKVFLDLQDDEMQFSNDHFKTLYYAIIEALNQNPDFELKTFINTVDSEMGSEITTILMEDERYNLDDWERMNIFPKAKNSSIAQLVSETVLSLRCYLIDQKVKEFQQETLQNISDTNRNVLEEVKDYSGLKMLLSRKLNRVL